Proteins encoded together in one Lathyrus oleraceus cultivar Zhongwan6 chromosome 5, CAAS_Psat_ZW6_1.0, whole genome shotgun sequence window:
- the LOC127081731 gene encoding U11/U12 small nuclear ribonucleoprotein 31 kDa protein encodes MSSKKKHKRKHSDSDEDDDVFYYRYCASSSTPNTTTGTTSSNQPQSKPNNKGSSIGGTGEPLAPSKSTLYVSNLDYSLTNSDLHTLFSTFGRIARVTVLKDRHTRLSRGVAFVQFVSRNDAQRAVAEMNKKILNGRTLTASIAADNGRAPEFIRKRVYNTETALCYECGGHGHLSYECPKNQLGPRPRPQPKKPRRGFSGLRDRDGEEEGDEEEEEGGQIAAEQFEDNWASVVDDEVGERLLGRNRNDDEGLDNNKTKKKGKKAGYFSDESDHDDDD; translated from the coding sequence ATGTCAAGCAAGAAGAAACACAAACGAAAACACAGTGACAGCGATGAAGACGACGACGTTTTCTACTACCGCTACTGCGCTTCGTCCTCAACCCCCAACACCACCACCGGCACCACATCCAGTAATCAACCCCAATCAAAACCGAACAACAAAGGATCATCAATAGGAGGAACAGGTGAACCCTTAGCACCATCAAAATCGACGCTATACGTTTCTAATCTAGATTACTCCCTAACAAACTCCGATCTCCATACGCTCTTCTCTACTTTCGGCCGCATCGCGCGTGTAACCGTTCTCAAAGACCGTCACACGCGCCTAAGCCGCGGTGTCGCGTTTGTCCAATTCGTTTCTCGTAATGACGCTCAACGCGCCGTGGCGGAGATGAATAAGAAGATTCTCAATGGAAGGACTCTAACTGCTTCTATTGCTGCTGATAATGGACGTGCTCCGGAGTTTATTCGGAAGCGCGTGTACAATACTGAGACTGCTTTGTGTTATGAGTGTGGGGGGCATGGTCATTTGTCGTATGAGTGTCCTAAGAATCAGTTGGGGCCGAGGCCGCGGCCTCAGCCTAAGAAGCCGCGGCGGGGATTTAGTGGGCTGAGGGATAGGGATGGGGAGGAGGAAGGTGATGAGGAGGAGGAAGAGGGTGGTCAGATTGCTGCGGAGCAGTTTGAGGATAATTGGGCTTCTGTTGTGGATGATGAAGTGGGTGAAAGGTTGCTGGGGAGAAACAGAAATGATGATGAGGGTTTGGACAACAACAAGACgaagaagaaagggaagaaaGCTGGGTATTTTAGTGATGAGAgtgatcatgatgatgatgattga
- the LOC127085950 gene encoding protein NCA1, whose protein sequence is MKPVCPFVKIPRPDDSNASKKPSENSTKYHVEHESKVKKEVNDSASVSPKCPMGYDSQTFKLGPLSCMVCQALLFDTSKCVPCLHVFCKACISHFEDCPLCGADIVKIEPDDNLQGVVDRFIEGHARIKRSVNLDKGEEATENNKPVIYEDVSLERGSFLVQQAMRVFRAQNLESAKSRLSLCAEDIRSQIEKVGNTSELCSQLGAVLGMLGDCCRAMGDSSSAVTYFEESVEFLSKLPKDDLEITHTLSVSLNKIGDLKYHGGDLQAARSYYFQSLNVRRDVVKNNSNVSSQVLDVAVSLAKVADVDKSLGDEKSASDGFQEAINLLESLTLKSEASGLEQRRLSVLDFLRSQLTDDDKQEQVKQTV, encoded by the exons ATGAAACCGGTTTGTCCTTTTGTTAAAATTCCTCGGCCGGACGATAGTAATGCTTCTAAAAAACCGAGTGAAAACTCAACTAAATATCATGTAGAACATGAAAGTAAGGTGAAGAAAGAGGTTAATGACTCGGCCAGCGTTTCACCGAAGTGTCCAATGGGATATGACTCTCAGACGTTTAAGCTTGGTCCTCTTAGCTGTATGGTATGCCAAGCGCTGCTGTTCGACACCAGTAAATGTGTGCCTTGTTTGCATGTTTTCTGCAA AGCATGTATATCGCACTTTGAGGACTGTCCGTTATGTGGAGCTGATATTGTGAAGATTGAGCCCGATGACAATCTTCAAGGTGTAGTCGATCGCTTTATTGAAGGTCATGCTAGGATCAAAAGGTCTGTTAATTTAGACAAAGGCGAAGAAGCAACAGAAAATAATAAGCCGGTTATATACGAAGATGTGTCTTTGGAAAGAGGTTCTTTCTTAGTACAACAGGCCATGAGG GTATTCCGTGCTCAGAATTTAGAAAGTGCCAAATCAAGACTCAGCCTATGTGCAGAAGACATTCGTAGTCAGATAGAAAAAGTTGGTAACACTTCAGAGTTATGTTCACAACTTGGAGCAGTCTTGGGTATGCTCGGCGACTGCTG CCGAGCAATGGGTGATAGCAGTTCTGCAGTAACTTATTTTGAAGAAAGTGTTGAATTTCTGTCAAAGTTGCCAAAAGATGATTTGGAG ATTACACATACACTTTCCGTTTCACTTAATAAAATTGGTGATCTTAAATATCATGGGGGAGACCTCCAAGCTGCGAGATCATACTATTTTCAATCCTTAAATGTTCGCCGTGATGTTGTCAAGAACAATTCAAATGTTTCATCTCAG GTCTTAGATGTTGCTGTTTCTCTCGCAAAAGTAGCGGATGTTGACAAAAGTCTAGGAGATGAAAAGTCGGCTAGTGACGGATTTCAAGAAGCTATAAACTTGCTGGAATCACTTACTTTAAAATCTGAAGCCAGTGGGCTTGAGCAACGG CGGCTATCAGTTCTAGACTTCCTTAGAAGCCAACTGACAGATGATGATAAACAAGAACAAGTCAAACAAACAGTTTGA
- the LOC127085951 gene encoding U11/U12 small nuclear ribonucleoprotein 31 kDa protein — protein sequence MSSKKKHKRKNSDSDEDDDVFYYRYCASSSTPNTTTGTTSSNQPQSKPNNKGSSIGGTGEPLAPSKSTLYVSNLDYSLTNSDLHTLFSTFGRIARVTVLKDRHTRLSRGVAFVQFVSRNDAQRAVAEMNKKILNGRTLTASIAADNGRAPEFIRKRVYNTETALCYECGGHGHLSYECPKNQLGPRPRPQPKKPRRGFSGLRDRDGEEEGDEKEEEGGQIAAEQFEDNWASVVDDEVGERLLGRNRNDDEGLDNNKTKKKGKKAGYFSDESDHDDDD from the coding sequence ATGTCAAGCAAGAAGAAACACAAACGAAAAAACAGCGACAGCGACGAAGACGACGACGTTTTCTACTACCGCTACTGCGCTTCGTCCTCAACCCCCAACACCACCACCGGCACCACATCCAGTAATCAACCCCAATCAAAACCGAACAACAAAGGATCATCAATAGGAGGAACAGGTGAACCCTTAGCACCATCAAAATCGACGCTATACGTTTCTAATCTAGATTACTCCCTAACAAACTCCGATCTCCATACGCTCTTCTCTACTTTCGGCCGCATCGCGCGTGTAACCGTTCTCAAAGACCGTCACACGCGCCTAAGCCGCGGTGTCGCGTTTGTCCAATTCGTTTCTCGTAATGACGCTCAACGCGCCGTGGCGGAGATGAATAAGAAGATTCTCAATGGAAGGACTCTAACTGCTTCTATTGCTGCTGATAATGGACGTGCTCCGGAGTTTATTCGGAAGCGCGTGTACAATACTGAGACTGCTTTGTGTTATGAGTGTGGGGGGCATGGTCATTTGTCGTATGAGTGTCCTAAGAATCAGTTGGGGCCGAGGCCGCGGCCTCAGCCTAAGAAGCCGCGGCGGGGATTTAGTGGGCTGAGGGATAGGGATGGGGAGGAGGAAGGTGATGAGAAGGAGGAAGAGGGTGGTCAGATTGCTGCGGAGCAGTTTGAGGATAATTGGGCTTCTGTTGTGGATGATGAAGTGGGTGAAAGGTTGCTGGGGAGAAACAGAAATGATGATGAGGGTTTGGACAACAACAAGACgaagaagaaagggaagaaaGCTGGGTATTTCAGTGATGAGAgtgatcatgatgatgatgattga